The following proteins are encoded in a genomic region of Reichenbachiella sp.:
- a CDS encoding ABC transporter permease produces the protein MFKNYLKVTLRNLLKNKVFVSINIVGLGLALACCIVAYINSKFNWSFDECHAQIDNIYKVHSVRDDKGDIREYGRVPFPIADNVMNDVVGVDRVFRYESHVFTARDVQLDKVFNTSVTYVDPGFLESFTFNLISGDLDAYHKLENAIVTQEYASKFYGDEDPIGKVLTVFDDTGMSFNFTIAGVVEKAPQNSSVHFELLLNFENRYRMYDDGVKGSWEAMAQNTFVYLNDPSQASSIESQLNKYIPIQNQANPGFTVTKFVLSPMNNHAQISQEIRWDNLRNAAPAAATLTPQLMALLILLVACFNFTNTAIATSNRRLKEIGVRKVLGGNRRQLILQFLAENLTICFLAIVMSLLIAQYLVPAYSAMWEGMDLEMNFSEDYMLYIFLVGLLIFTTLLAGFYPSLYVSKYDPVSILRGTLSIGGSGKLTKILLACQYTFTVIAMFASVAFVQNARYQDTLDMGYDRAQVLGVSVLNDNEYQKTMASMLANPDIEAVASAKNHIGRGNYGATLLNEDIEVDANMIDVGIGYLEVMGLEILQGRSFLKELEASDSDASIILNEKAVEAFGWTDPVGKRVAINDTTTLTVVGVIKNFYMYGFWAPIEPVGITLKSLRFEDDGTNSFVVARTSVDKIRNVYDDLESDWNDRIQTKIFNGFFQDDFLRQAREINDNITMIFGFLGVVAFILSCLGLYTLVSINLMKRVKEIGVRKVLGSSIGRIVYLINKDYFLLLVISSSLGVTFGYYLIDGLIAEIFTHYKSMDVITFSTPILMIVLISLTIASLRTFKFAQVNPVTALRYE, from the coding sequence ATGTTCAAAAATTATCTCAAGGTCACCCTTCGTAACCTTCTAAAAAACAAAGTTTTTGTTTCAATCAACATCGTAGGGCTGGGGTTAGCTCTGGCCTGTTGTATTGTGGCGTACATCAATTCCAAATTCAATTGGTCCTTCGATGAATGCCATGCGCAAATTGATAATATCTACAAAGTCCACAGCGTCAGAGACGACAAAGGTGATATCAGAGAGTATGGAAGGGTACCCTTTCCTATCGCAGACAATGTGATGAATGATGTTGTCGGAGTGGACCGTGTCTTTAGATATGAAAGTCACGTCTTTACTGCAAGAGATGTTCAATTGGATAAAGTATTCAATACCAGCGTCACTTATGTAGACCCTGGATTTCTGGAATCTTTCACTTTTAACCTGATAAGTGGCGATCTGGATGCCTATCATAAATTGGAAAACGCCATTGTTACTCAAGAATATGCCAGCAAGTTTTATGGCGATGAAGATCCCATAGGAAAAGTGCTGACTGTTTTTGATGATACAGGAATGAGTTTCAATTTCACCATTGCTGGGGTGGTCGAAAAGGCTCCTCAAAATTCATCTGTTCATTTTGAATTGCTGCTTAACTTCGAGAATAGATATCGAATGTACGATGATGGAGTAAAAGGCAGCTGGGAGGCCATGGCTCAAAACACTTTTGTCTATCTCAATGATCCGTCGCAAGCTTCATCTATTGAATCTCAGCTGAATAAGTATATACCTATTCAGAATCAAGCCAATCCTGGTTTTACTGTTACTAAGTTTGTGTTGAGCCCAATGAATAACCATGCACAGATTTCTCAAGAAATTAGATGGGACAACCTTAGAAATGCAGCTCCAGCCGCAGCTACTCTTACTCCACAGCTGATGGCTCTTTTAATTTTATTGGTTGCCTGTTTCAATTTTACCAATACAGCCATTGCTACTTCCAATAGGAGATTAAAAGAGATTGGCGTAAGAAAAGTGCTCGGAGGCAACAGAAGACAATTGATTCTTCAGTTTTTGGCTGAAAATCTCACCATATGTTTTCTGGCCATTGTCATGTCCTTGCTTATAGCTCAGTATTTGGTGCCGGCTTATAGTGCCATGTGGGAAGGGATGGATCTGGAAATGAACTTCTCAGAGGATTATATGTTGTACATTTTCTTAGTGGGTTTATTGATTTTTACCACTCTGCTAGCTGGTTTTTATCCTTCGTTATATGTCAGTAAATATGATCCTGTAAGTATCCTTAGAGGCACGTTGAGCATTGGGGGGTCTGGAAAACTGACTAAGATACTTTTGGCTTGCCAATACACTTTTACCGTAATTGCCATGTTTGCTAGTGTCGCGTTTGTACAAAATGCCCGCTATCAGGATACTTTAGATATGGGATATGATCGTGCCCAGGTGCTAGGTGTAAGTGTATTGAATGACAATGAGTACCAAAAAACTATGGCATCCATGCTGGCTAATCCAGACATTGAAGCAGTAGCTAGTGCCAAAAATCATATTGGAAGAGGTAATTATGGAGCCACCCTACTGAATGAAGATATCGAGGTTGATGCCAACATGATTGATGTTGGGATTGGTTATCTGGAGGTTATGGGATTGGAAATATTACAAGGACGATCTTTCTTAAAAGAATTGGAAGCTTCGGATAGTGATGCATCCATCATTCTAAACGAAAAAGCTGTGGAAGCCTTTGGCTGGACTGATCCTGTAGGAAAAAGAGTAGCGATTAATGATACGACGACACTAACTGTGGTTGGGGTAATTAAAAACTTCTACATGTATGGGTTTTGGGCGCCGATTGAGCCAGTGGGGATCACGTTGAAAAGCTTACGTTTTGAAGATGATGGAACGAATAGCTTTGTTGTGGCTCGTACTAGTGTAGATAAGATAAGAAATGTCTACGATGATTTGGAGTCTGATTGGAATGACCGAATACAAACCAAAATATTTAATGGGTTCTTTCAAGACGATTTTCTTCGTCAGGCCAGAGAAATCAATGATAATATCACTATGATTTTTGGTTTCTTGGGTGTTGTAGCCTTCATTCTCTCATGTCTGGGATTATACACCTTGGTGTCAATCAATTTGATGAAACGAGTTAAAGAGATTGGAGTAAGGAAAGTACTAGGTAGTAGTATTGGTCGTATTGTGTACTTAATCAACAAGGACTATTTCCTCCTTTTGGTTATTTCCTCATCACTAGGGGTGACATTCGGATATTATTTAATTGATGGACTCATAGCCGAGATATTTACTCACTATAAATCCATGGATGTGATCACTTTCTCCACTCCAATTTTGATGATCGTACTAATCTCATTGACTATAGCCAGTTTAAGAACATTCAAATTCGCCCAAGTAAACCCTGTGACTGCATTACGATATGAATAA
- a CDS encoding ATP-binding protein — protein MKRSLVIFGWMVLLCLWTNASLAGTAQSKRSIDSLKDSLNISSGIQRAEILAQLSWQYRNVNSDSALYFGQQAYELSKNFNYESGIIKSLNFQGVAYRNKSDYSNAFKYFVEALKAAEDAQNLEQIGYSNINIGNIYIYQTNYVGALEYFEKALIPAQELNDQNMLAYVYLNLGRTYSRMDEYSRAEDNYLKTRDIRRKLNDQEGLVTIAVDLAELTMRKGDLDRSLEYFHESTNAINQIKNKGALAFSLYNIAVIHRQKGNLDSAEFYSRKSLEVAKANNLKNDIRKIHENLSIIAEGRGDFKKALHYFKLNQENEDSIFNEQTTRTIESLKSQYEAEKKEAETMFLREIVERQQTIIILAAAASVLLLIIAIIIYMRAVERRRLNQQISAQARKLEELDFAKSRFFANISHDLRSPLSLILGNYEQIKQDGESYLTSDSKQNLEVANKNAQRLLFLTDEINELTKLEEGKIKLDLKDVPVNSYLSTLVALFKSSAEFKSVDLSFESTIPEHVAISIDPNQFEKIIFNLITNALKHTHKGDSVRVKVETQSNDLTISITDSGEGIPESSLPYLFDRYYQSPKNNYHVYEGLGIGLSLVKELVDVHGGNIQVKSKEGEGSTFILSMPFMMLEHLESQIPETSDYIQTKNKLWSELWEKTYNPDSNIALSTNGTDKPKLLLVDDHPEVREFIAKLIHSDYQVTEAENGVMALKVLKNESIDLVITDLMMPWMDGFELLEKMQENEHWKSIPVLVVSARNTADDQLQVLTRGINNILQKPFSKEDILLRIKNLLNQKERWIKESGNTILVNDKPLINDIEKELLEKVKKLVIEQIDNPDLTVLVLADAMAASERKVYRMIKKLTDLTPHEYIKEIRWHYLENLIKSKSLKNPTEAAKAIGMKNVTNFKKQFHKRFNRSIEEMMAKNA, from the coding sequence ATGAAGAGGTCTCTGGTCATATTTGGATGGATGGTACTGCTTTGTCTATGGACAAACGCATCGTTGGCAGGTACTGCCCAATCCAAAAGAAGTATTGACAGCCTCAAGGACTCTCTCAACATATCCTCTGGCATCCAGCGAGCCGAAATATTAGCACAATTAAGTTGGCAATACCGAAATGTGAATTCAGACTCAGCACTCTATTTTGGTCAACAAGCTTACGAACTTTCGAAAAACTTCAACTACGAAAGTGGTATTATCAAAAGTCTCAATTTCCAAGGGGTGGCTTACCGAAATAAGAGTGACTATTCCAACGCATTCAAATATTTTGTCGAGGCACTGAAAGCAGCAGAAGATGCCCAAAACTTAGAACAGATTGGTTATTCTAATATCAATATTGGGAACATATACATCTATCAAACCAACTATGTAGGCGCTCTGGAGTATTTTGAAAAAGCATTGATTCCTGCTCAGGAGCTCAATGACCAAAACATGCTAGCTTATGTGTACCTGAACCTTGGACGTACCTATTCCCGAATGGACGAATATAGCCGAGCAGAAGACAACTACCTTAAAACTCGGGACATCCGTAGAAAGTTAAATGACCAGGAAGGGTTAGTGACTATTGCCGTGGATCTGGCTGAACTGACTATGAGAAAAGGAGATTTGGACAGGTCTTTGGAATACTTTCATGAATCCACCAATGCCATAAATCAAATCAAAAACAAAGGGGCATTGGCATTTAGCTTGTACAACATTGCTGTAATCCATCGACAAAAAGGAAATTTGGATTCTGCAGAGTTTTACTCAAGGAAAAGTCTGGAAGTAGCCAAAGCCAACAACCTTAAAAATGACATTCGCAAGATTCATGAAAACTTGTCGATCATAGCCGAAGGAAGAGGGGATTTCAAAAAAGCATTACATTATTTCAAACTGAATCAGGAAAACGAAGACTCCATTTTCAATGAACAGACAACTCGTACCATTGAAAGCTTGAAATCACAATATGAAGCTGAAAAAAAGGAAGCTGAGACTATGTTTCTACGAGAGATCGTAGAGCGCCAACAGACCATTATCATCCTCGCTGCTGCCGCCTCAGTTTTACTACTCATCATCGCGATCATTATATATATGAGAGCAGTAGAAAGAAGAAGATTAAACCAACAAATATCGGCTCAAGCCAGAAAACTAGAAGAATTGGATTTCGCCAAGTCCAGATTCTTTGCCAATATCTCACATGATTTAAGAAGCCCTTTGAGCTTGATATTAGGGAACTATGAGCAGATAAAACAAGATGGAGAGAGCTACTTAACCTCTGACTCCAAGCAAAATCTAGAAGTAGCAAACAAAAACGCTCAACGTTTACTTTTCCTTACGGACGAAATCAATGAGTTAACCAAATTAGAAGAAGGTAAAATAAAGTTAGACCTGAAAGATGTGCCAGTCAACTCATATCTTTCGACTCTGGTCGCTTTGTTTAAATCTTCTGCCGAATTCAAATCGGTAGACTTGAGTTTCGAATCTACCATACCAGAGCATGTAGCCATTTCAATTGACCCTAATCAGTTTGAAAAAATCATTTTCAATCTGATTACCAACGCCTTGAAGCACACGCATAAAGGAGATTCAGTTAGGGTCAAAGTTGAAACCCAATCCAATGATTTGACTATAAGCATCACAGATTCTGGTGAAGGCATTCCAGAAAGCAGTTTACCGTATTTATTCGATCGATACTACCAATCACCGAAGAACAATTATCATGTCTATGAAGGATTGGGGATTGGACTTTCTCTTGTAAAAGAATTGGTGGATGTACATGGCGGAAATATTCAGGTCAAATCAAAAGAGGGAGAAGGATCTACCTTTATTCTTTCTATGCCTTTCATGATGCTCGAACACCTGGAATCTCAAATTCCAGAGACCTCAGATTACATTCAAACCAAAAATAAACTTTGGAGTGAGTTGTGGGAAAAAACTTATAATCCTGATTCGAACATAGCATTATCCACAAATGGCACCGACAAACCAAAATTATTGTTGGTAGATGATCACCCAGAAGTACGAGAGTTTATTGCCAAACTCATTCACTCAGATTATCAGGTTACCGAAGCAGAAAATGGTGTAATGGCACTCAAAGTACTTAAAAACGAGTCGATTGACTTAGTCATTACAGACTTGATGATGCCTTGGATGGATGGTTTTGAGCTATTGGAGAAAATGCAAGAAAACGAACACTGGAAGTCTATTCCAGTGCTTGTGGTCTCAGCCAGAAACACCGCAGATGATCAGCTACAAGTGCTGACACGCGGTATCAACAACATCCTTCAAAAGCCCTTTAGCAAGGAAGACATTTTGCTAAGAATCAAGAATCTACTCAATCAGAAAGAACGTTGGATTAAGGAAAGTGGCAATACGATCCTTGTGAATGACAAACCATTGATCAATGACATTGAAAAGGAACTACTTGAAAAAGTAAAGAAATTGGTTATCGAGCAAATTGACAATCCAGACCTCACCGTCTTGGTGTTGGCCGATGCGATGGCTGCTAGTGAGCGTAAGGTGTATCGTATGATCAAGAAACTGACCGATTTGACTCCTCATGAATACATCAAAGAGATCAGATGGCACTATCTAGAAAACCTAATCAAGAGTAAGAGCCTCAAAAATCCTACGGAAGCCGCTAAAGCCATAGGCATGAAAAACGTGACCAATTTTAAGAAACAATTCCATAAAAGATTTAACCGCAGTATTGAAGAAATGATGGCCAAGAACGCTTAA
- a CDS encoding DUF4382 domain-containing protein, producing the protein MNTIKNLYLLALLPIIILSSCSDNGGMAKIQVALVDAPANYDAVNIDFQDVQINVSSKADDEGGWQSLESAEPGVYDLLLLTNGEEQFLGEIELPEGKLGQVRLILGDGNILTVDGQETPLTVPSGSQSGLKINVDADIQAGITYKLVLDFDAAKSVVKAGNSGKYNLKPVIRAQMEATTGAIHGTISPAETATVVYAIVGEDSISSYPDEEGEFLIRALDAGTYTISAVPAEESGFTTVDVEDIVVTIGETAEAGTIAFTN; encoded by the coding sequence ATGAACACAATAAAAAATCTTTATTTACTAGCACTCTTGCCAATTATTATTCTTTCAAGTTGCAGCGACAACGGTGGGATGGCCAAAATTCAGGTGGCCTTGGTCGATGCACCGGCTAACTACGACGCAGTAAATATTGACTTCCAAGATGTTCAGATAAATGTCAGCTCAAAAGCGGATGATGAAGGCGGATGGCAGTCTTTAGAAAGTGCCGAACCTGGTGTGTATGACTTATTGTTGCTGACTAACGGTGAAGAACAATTTTTGGGTGAAATTGAGCTGCCAGAAGGGAAATTGGGTCAAGTTAGACTCATTCTTGGAGATGGAAACATACTCACTGTAGATGGTCAAGAAACACCACTAACGGTACCATCTGGGTCCCAAAGTGGATTAAAAATAAACGTTGATGCAGATATCCAAGCAGGCATCACATATAAGCTTGTACTTGATTTTGATGCGGCCAAGTCAGTGGTAAAAGCGGGCAATTCGGGGAAATACAACTTGAAGCCAGTAATCAGAGCACAAATGGAAGCTACAACTGGTGCGATCCACGGAACCATCAGTCCTGCTGAGACAGCAACGGTAGTATATGCGATTGTGGGGGAAGACAGTATTTCTTCTTACCCTGATGAAGAGGGAGAATTTTTAATCCGTGCGTTGGATGCTGGCACCTATACCATAAGTGCGGTACCTGCAGAAGAAAGCGGTTTTACAACAGTAGACGTTGAAGATATTGTGGTAACTATTGGAGAAACAGCTGAGGCTGGCACCATAGCGTTTACCAACTAA